GCTCGCTGTCCAGCACGCCATTGCCCTTGTGCGCCTCCCAAAGCACCAGGGTCAGGGCCAGCACCCACAGCAGAGTCAGGACCGCCATCTGCGCCAGCAGCAGCCGGCGCATCAGCGAGGGCTGGCTCAGCCGCAGCCAGGCGCGCCGCAGATGGCGCCTCAGAACGCCCCCTGGGTGTTGGCGTCGATCACATAGCCGACGCCGCGCACCGTGCGGATATAGCCGGGGCCGATCTTGCGGCGCAGGTTGGAGATATGCACGTCCAGCGCATTGCTCTCGTTGGCCGCGCCGCCCGGCAGCACCTGCTCCTCCAGCACCTGGCGGGTCAGCACCCGGCCCATGCGCTTGAGCAGCAGGGCCAGCAGGTCGAACTCGCAGCGCGACAGCCGCACCGGCTCGCCATGCAGGCCGACGCGGCGCGTCGGCTCGTGCAGCGACAGGCCGCGCACCTGCAGGCCCTCCTCGGTCAGCAGGCCGCTGCGGCGCGCCAGCGCGCGCACGCGCGACAGCAGCTCGGCCAGCGCGAAGGGCTTGACCAGGTAGTCGTCCGCGCCCTCGTCCAGGCCGCTGAGCCGGTCCTGCAGCGCGTCGCGCGCGCTCAGGATGATCACGGCCAGCGGATGCGGCCGCTTGCGCAGCCGGCGCAGCAGCGCCAGGCCGTCGCCGTCGGGCAAGCCCAGGTCCAGCAGCACCATGTCCAACGCCTCGTCCTCGATCGCAAGCAGCGCGTCGGTCAGACGCCGCACCCACACCACATTGACCCCCTGGTCGCCCAGGGCGATGCGCACCCCGTTGCCCAGGTCCAGGTCGTCTTCAACCAATAGCAGTTTCATATCCTCCCCGATGCCGGCACACATGCCCGGGATTTCCCTAGGCCGGCAGTATGAGATCGGTCACCACCCATGTCATAGGTCATACCCCTGCCATTTAAGCCAATCTTCATGAATGACAAAGAAGGGCTTCAGCAGCGCCGCCCAGCATGCGAAGCCTCGGGATGCCGTCGCAGCCCGCTCTTTGCTCAACACCCATGAAGAAGCTTCGTTCCCTGTCATCCGGCCTGAATCTCGTCGCCCTGGCCACCCTGGGCTCCCTGTCGCAGACCGCCATGGCCCAGCTCGGCCCCGGTGGATCCGCGGCCAAGGGGGATGAATCCACCTTCACCCTGGGCGCCGGCCTCGGCGTCGGCCCCCGTTTCATGGGCTCGAAGGAAAACCAGGTCGGCCCGATCCTGCTGGCCGATTACCAGCACCACAGCGGCTTCTTCGCCAGCACCATGCGCGGCCTGGGCTGGGGCTCGGACATTGGCAACTTCAAGTACAGCCTGGCCCTGCATGCCCGCGGCGACCGCGACGAGAAGGACGGGAAGAGCGGCATCGGCGGCAACAAGGGCAGCAAGGAGCTGCGCGGCATGGGCAAGATCAAGTCCTCGGCCGTGGGCCTGCTGAACGTCGGCTAC
This genomic stretch from Roseateles sp. DAIF2 harbors:
- a CDS encoding response regulator transcription factor produces the protein MKLLLVEDDLDLGNGVRIALGDQGVNVVWVRRLTDALLAIEDEALDMVLLDLGLPDGDGLALLRRLRKRPHPLAVIILSARDALQDRLSGLDEGADDYLVKPFALAELLSRVRALARRSGLLTEEGLQVRGLSLHEPTRRVGLHGEPVRLSRCEFDLLALLLKRMGRVLTRQVLEEQVLPGGAANESNALDVHISNLRRKIGPGYIRTVRGVGYVIDANTQGAF
- a CDS encoding MipA/OmpV family protein; this encodes MKKLRSLSSGLNLVALATLGSLSQTAMAQLGPGGSAAKGDESTFTLGAGLGVGPRFMGSKENQVGPILLADYQHHSGFFASTMRGLGWGSDIGNFKYSLALHARGDRDEKDGKSGIGGNKGSKELRGMGKIKSSAVGLLNVGYQVHDRVGLSATLELPLTNRDNGRALHLGSSIKLFETDKDSFSLDASASYGDTKYLRTYFGVTAAQSAASGYKLYAPKSGFYQADVSLAWHRQIDKRWGIIGSIGATHLLGDAGKSPLALRKTAPQAGVIVTYNY